A window of Komagataella phaffii GS115 chromosome 1, complete sequence contains these coding sequences:
- a CDS encoding mitochondrial 54S ribosomal protein YmL19, whose amino-acid sequence MSAKNHLIKLIVGAGQAAPAPPVGPALGSKGVKAIDFCKEFNARTASYQPGVPIPAIITVKPDRSFSFELKSPPTGYLLLRAAGIPKGAPKVGPGQPKVGTVSLKHVYEIATIKKTDQRHEKAELKGIVKSIIATAKSMGIDVVK is encoded by the coding sequence ATGTCAGCCAAGAATCATTTAATAAAGCTTATTGTAGGTGCAGGACAGGCTGCTCCAGCACCACCAGTTGGTCCCGCATTAGGTTCAAAAGGTGTCAAGGCCATCGATTTTTGCAAAGAGTTTAACGCTCGTACGGCCTCTTATCAACCAGGTGTACCAATCCCTGCTATAATCACAGTCAAACCGGACAGGTCCTTCAGCTTTGAGCTCAAATCTCCTCCCACTGGATACCTACTGTTGAGAGCCGCAGGGATACCAAAAGGTGCCCCTAAAGTGGGACCTGGACAACCTAAGGTCGGAACGGTATCGTTGAAACATGTCTATGAAATTGCAACTATAAAGAAGACTGACCAACGACACGAAAAAGCCGAGCTGAAGGGAATAGTCAAGAGTATCATAGCAACAGCTAAGAGCATGGGTATCGACGTAGTGAAATGA
- a CDS encoding Putative oxidoreductase, whose product MPIDIINTLVVKGTDGIPGWPIIKRYGLPFVALSLLKVYCGGKLNPWQRDVHGKVYILTGATAGVGSQLAEELAKGGAQLILLVKDPSSSWTVEFVDDLRERTGNPLVYAEQCDLADLHSVRKFATRWLDNTPPRRLDGIVGCAGEALPLGAARSTSSDGVERQVAVNYLGHFHLLALLSPSLRAQPADRDVRVVLTTCTTQAMGQVSLDDPLWLDSQYPSKRPWQVFGGAKLMLGCFAQEFQRRLDATPRGDKMPSKLRVNVVNPGFMRTASTARVLSFGSLWGLLLYLLLYPIWFILFKTPIQGAQSYLAALFAEHFIELPGGQFIQDCKIVKPARKELSDFTFQNKLYEKTEKLIDQLERQSAKQRVRSKPKSNSKSKPSKKSGTANVGPEKENDVFASALKATPPDLFPHQRADPAGNKYLDQLEKKLAEQSKKHST is encoded by the coding sequence ATGCCAATTGACATCATTAATACCTTAGTTGTAAAGGGAACTGACGGAATCCCCGGATGGCCAATTATAAAACGGTATGGACTACCGTTTGTGGCGCTCAGTTTACTGAAAGTATATTGTGGAGGGAAACTGAATCCATGGCAAAGAGATGTTCACGGAAAAGTCTATATATTGACAGGCGCCACCGCTGGAGTTGGCTCCCAGTTAGCTGAAGAACTAGCAAAAGGTGGAGCACAGCTGATTTTGTTGGTGAAGGATCCTTCGAGTTCTTGGACAGTCGAATTTGTGGACGACCTGAGAGAGAGAACCGGAAATCCCTTGGTGTATGCAGAGCAGTGCGATCTGGCCGATTTGCATTCTGTCAGAAAGTTTGCTACACGTTGGCTAGATAATACACCTCCAAGAAGACTAGATGGAATCGTTGGGTGTGCCGGAGAAGCTTTACCACTAGGTGCTGCCCGCTCGACTTCGTCAGATGGAGTGGAGAGACAAGTGGCGGTGAATTATTTGGGCCACTTTCATTTATTAGCGCTTCTGTCTCCATCTTTAAGGGCACAACCAGCAGATAGAGATGTCAGGGTGGTGCTTACGACGTGTACAACCCAAGCGATGGGTCAGGTTTCCTTAGATGACCCTTTGTGGTTGGATTCTCAGTATCCCTCGAAGAGACCGTGGCAGGTATTTGGCGGGGCCAAGTTAATGTTGGGGTGCTTTGCCCaagagtttcaaagaagactgGATGCCACTCCCCGTGGTGATAAAATGCCATCCAAACTACGCGTTAATGTGGTCAATCCTGGTTTCATGCGCACTGCATCCACAGCCCGCGTATTATCCTTTGGATCTCTTTGGGGCTTGCTTCTATATTTGCTGCTTTATCCAATTTGGTTCATCTTATTCAAGACACCTATCCAGGGAGCTCAATCATATCTTGCAGCACTATTTGCTGAGCATTTCATAGAATTACCAGGAGGTCAGTTTATCCAAGATTGTAAGATCGTCAAGCCAGCACGTAAAGAACTGTCAGACTTTACATTTCAAAATAAGTTATACGAAAAAACGGAGAAGCTGATTGACCAGCTAGAACGACAAAGCGCCAAGCAAAGAGTACGATCGAAACCAAAATCCAACTCCAAGTCTAAACCTTCTAAGAAGTCAGGCACTGCGAACGTTGGAccagagaaagagaatgatgTGTTTGCATCTGCACTAAAGGCGACACCACCAGACCTATTCCCTCATCAGCGTGCAGACCCCGCAGGAAATAAATATCTTGATCAGTTAGAGAAGAAGCTTGCTGAACAGTCCAAAAAGCATTCTACATAA
- a CDS encoding Essential component of the Rix1 complex (Rix1p, Ipi1p, Ipi3p) yields MDESVFYTPSTATDAAELSFLASIRSNKSHVQFRQCAANAASITGTGQGHRLFVACPEKALIQVYLWGKESPEQKMAVPEELTSLLWVHIFGAGFLVGGGKSGRLYVWELASGYLLSAKEAHYQEVSCLEVSHDGQVLVSGGKDSRVLIWRLADLIQFSSDPLPKPIHVLTNHSLPITSIALTKGISNDIKLFTSSLDGEVRHYNVSNGELLTTFIFGEPVNALAVDPAQRYLYAGLSSGTIRLVPLFIVNHKNQLESNTGCGKLVSATSADDPESQFIITSHQDSPVTCLQVSADGGLLVSADSAGKVFVNDIVSRQVARQLRDCSGPISTLRLLINDLERVEPSDLSTKASTPRILPNLKRSLISDTEISKHDINIPAAGTPEGDIGSLASDNEQLKEQFDLRGFCNQVRKEHVVYQLNTEEEAAVDQSVQQQQQDTDENVSTQQYASQLKEMTKAYNELKRVHQDLYSEHLKLLDRD; encoded by the coding sequence ATGGACGAAAGTGTCTTTTATACACCTTCAACTGCAACAGATGCAGCGGAGCTGTCATTTTTGGCCTCCATCAGATCAAACAAATCTCATGTTCAGTTCCGTCAATGTGCTGCCAACGCTGCTTCCATCACCGGTACCGGTCAAGGTCACAGGTTATTTGTAGCTTGTCCCGAAAAAGCATTGATACAAGTGTACCTATGGGGAAAGGAATCTCCTGAGCAAAAGATGGCTGTGCCAGAGGAGCTAACCAGTTTATTATGGGTACATATATTTGGAGCAGGATTCTTGGTTGGTGGTGGAAAAAGTGGAAGACTGTACGTTTGGGAGTTGGCTTCTGGTTACCTGCTAAGCGCAAAAGAAGCCCATTATCAAGAAGTTTCATGTTTAGAAGTCTCGCATGATGGCCAAGTCCTTGTTAGTGGTGGTAAAGATTCCAGAGTTCTGATATGGCGTTTGGCCGATCTGATACAATTCTCATCTGATCCTCTTCCCAAACCAATTCACGTTCTAACGAACCATTCATTACCAATCACGTCCATAGCGCTAACTAAAGGTATCTCTAACGACATAAAACTGTTTACCAGTTCTTTGGACGGAGAAGTAAGACATTATAACGTCTCGAATGGCGAATTGTTGACTACTTTTATCTTTGGAGAACCAGTAAATGCGCTAGCTGTTGATCCAGCGCAGAGATACTTGTATGCTGGCTTATCTTCAGGAACTATTAGACTAGTACCTCTTTTTATTGTCAATCACAAAAATCAACTTGAGAGTAATACGGGTTGCGGCAAATTGGTTTCTGCAACTTCTGCAGACGATCCAGAATCTCAATTCATCATTACCTCCCATCAAGACAGTCCAGTTACATGCTTACAAGTTTCTGCGGATGGTGGACTCTTAGTCAGTGCAGATTCAGCAGGAAAGGTTTTTGTCAATGACATAGTTTCTCGTCAAGTTGCTCGTCAACTAAGGGATTGTTCAGGACCAATATCCACCTTAAGACTACTGATAAACGATCTGGAACGAGTAGAGCCTTCAGATCTCTCTACAAAAGCCTCAACTCCACGCATATTACCGAACCTTAAGCGTTCTTTGATCAGTGACACAGAAATTTCCAAACATGATATTAATATACCTGCGGCAGGGACACCAGAAGGTGATATTGGTAGCCTTGCGTCTGACAACGAACAACTCAAAGAACAATTTGACCTTCGTGGTTTTTGTAACCAAGTTCGAAAAGAACATGTTGTCTATCAACTAAATACCGAAGAAGAGGCAGCTGTGGATCAATCTGtgcagcagcagcaacaagATACCGACGAAAATGTCTCAACCCAACAATATGCCTctcaattgaaggagatgACCAAAGCTTATAATGAGCTCAAGAGAGTCCATCAAGACTTGTACTCTGAACATTTAAAGCTATTAGATAGAGATTAA
- a CDS encoding Putative RNA-binding protein implicated in ribosome biogenesis, with protein sequence MGEEKLTKKQKKALEFRKSKEEREISKKEKAEKLEQEAKLKAEKEEEEAKRKADAPKKKRKTRRGKGGKISGPRFILFVGNLSFKCTEEDLKNHFKNCSPDTIRPRLDKGFAFLEFKQDDVNVRKRMDIAISMHHTVLNDRKINVELTAGGGGNSTTRLEKIKGKNDKLLQERKDKIKKKLATDMAKAKEKEEGSKDTVKVVGIHPDRAKLIQQ encoded by the coding sequence ATGGGTGAAGAAAAGCTAAccaagaaacagaaaaaggCCTTGGAGTTTAGAAAATCCAAAGAGGAGAGGGAAATAtccaagaaagagaaggctGAGAAGTTGGAACAAGAAGCAAAGCTgaaagctgaaaaagaggaagaagaagccaaaAGGAAAGCCGATGCACccaagaaaaagaggaaaacCAGAAGAGGGAAAGGTGGAAAGATATCAGGACCAAGGTTCATTCTGTTTGTGGGTAATCTGAGTTTCAAGTGCACAGAggaagatttgaaaaatcattTTAAGAATTGCTCACCTGATACTATTAGACCTCGTCTAGATAAAGGATTTGCGTTCCTGGAATTCAAACAGGACGATGTCAATGtgagaaagagaatggacATAGCCATTTCAATGCATCACACAGTGTTGAACGACAGAAAAATCAATGTAGAGCTTACCGCTGGAGGTGGAGGAAACTCTACCacaagattggaaaaaataaaaGGTAAGAATGACAAACTATTACAGGAAAGAAAggacaaaatcaaaaagaaactggCCACGGATATGGCAAAGGCCaaggagaaggaagaaggATCCAAGGACACGGTAAAGGTTGTTGGTATACATCCAGACAGAGCCAAACTAATTCAACAGTAA
- a CDS encoding Small rho-like GTPase, essential for establishment and maintenance of cell polarity, protein MRSIKCVVVGDGAVGKTCLLISYTTNRFPHDYIPTVFDNYSANVLVNGEPFKLGLWDTAGQEEYDRLRPLSYPQTEIFLICFSVVEPTSFENVKNKWIIEIRHHVPSDVLILLVGTKIDLRDDPHTLDSLHEMGYDPITQEEGEALAKELGCVNYLECSASTQQGVKEIFDYAISAVVQAGQPNVDAKPSPPVPSKSSNNISPTTVTNNSTNVTTTSTTSNKPDQKQSTTAPNPASGRLQKFKTRKSKKCLIL, encoded by the coding sequence ATGAGAAGCATCAAATGTGTTGTTGTAGGTGACGGTGCTGTCGGTAAAACATGTTTGCTGATCAGCTATACCACGAACCGTTTCCCCCATGATTATATCCCCACAGTGTTTGACAACTACTCTGCAAATGTTTTAGTCAACGGAGAACCGTTTAAGTTGGGTCTGTGGGATACAGCAGGACAAGAGGAATACGACCGATTGAGACCACTGAGCTATCCCCAAACTGAGATCTTCCTAATTTGTTTCTCTGTAGTTGAGCCAACTTcgtttgaaaatgtcaagAACAAATGGATTATTGAAATTCGCCATCATGTCCCTTCTGATGTGCTCATATTGCTGGTCGGTACCAAGATTGATCTGAGAGATGACCCTCATACCTTGGACAGTCTTCATGAGATGGGATACGATCCAATCACTCAAGAGGAAGGTGAAGCACTAGCTAAAGAGCTGGGTTGCGTCAATTACCTGGAGTGTTCTGCTTCTACCCAGCAGGGAgtcaaagaaatatttgatTATGCTATTTCTGCTGTTGTGCAAGCAGGCCAGCCTAATGTTGATGCCAAGCCATCGCCTCCAGTGCCATCCAAGTCCAGTAACAACATTAGCCCTACCACCGTCACCAACAACTCTACTAACGTCACCACTACGAGTACGACATCTAATAAGCCAGATCAAAAGCAATCTACTACTGCACCCAATCCCGCTTCCGGTCGTCTACAGAAGTTCAAGACAAGGAAGAGCAAAAAATGTTTGATTTTATAG